In Ochrobactrum vermis, the following proteins share a genomic window:
- the rplA gene encoding 50S ribosomal protein L1 → MAKISKRINKIREGVDRNKLYDLSAAIGLVKERAIAKFDETIEIAMNLGVDPRHADQMVRGVVNLPNGTGRTVRVAVFARGDKAEEAKKAGADIVGAEELFEIVNGGKIEFDRCIATPDMMPLVGRLGKVLGPRGMMPNPKVGTVTTDVAAAVAASKGGAVEFRVEKAGIIHAGIGKVSFDSQKLEENIKAFADAVIKAKPSAAKGEYVKRVSLSSTMGVGVKVDPATVKVVA, encoded by the coding sequence ATGGCGAAGATTTCCAAGCGCATTAACAAGATCCGTGAAGGCGTCGATCGTAACAAGCTGTACGATCTGTCGGCTGCTATCGGTCTCGTCAAGGAACGTGCAATCGCCAAGTTCGATGAAACCATCGAAATCGCGATGAACCTCGGCGTTGATCCGCGTCACGCTGACCAGATGGTTCGCGGCGTTGTCAATCTGCCGAACGGCACCGGCCGTACGGTTCGCGTTGCTGTTTTCGCTCGCGGCGACAAGGCCGAAGAAGCCAAGAAGGCTGGCGCCGACATCGTCGGTGCGGAAGAACTGTTCGAAATCGTCAATGGCGGCAAGATCGAGTTCGATCGCTGCATTGCGACCCCGGACATGATGCCGCTCGTCGGTCGTCTCGGTAAGGTTCTCGGTCCGCGCGGCATGATGCCGAACCCGAAGGTTGGCACCGTCACCACCGACGTTGCGGCTGCTGTTGCTGCTTCCAAGGGCGGTGCAGTTGAATTCCGCGTCGAGAAGGCTGGTATCATCCATGCCGGTATCGGCAAGGTTTCGTTCGACTCGCAGAAGCTCGAAGAAAACATCAAGGCTTTCGCTGACGCCGTCATCAAGGCAAAGCCATCGGCTGCCAAGGGCGAATACGTCAAGCGCGTTTCGCTTTCCTCGACCATGGGCGTTGGCGTCAAGGTCGATCCGGCTACCGTCAAGGTCGTCGCTTAA
- the rplL gene encoding 50S ribosomal protein L7/L12: protein MADLAKIVDDLSALTVLEAAELSKLLEEKWGVSAAAPVAVAAAGAAPAAAVEEKTEFDVVLVDGGANKINVIKEVRAITGLGLKEAKDLVEGAPKAVKEAASKDEAEKIKAQLEAAGAKVELK from the coding sequence ATGGCTGATCTCGCAAAGATCGTTGACGACCTGTCGGCTCTGACCGTTCTCGAAGCTGCAGAGCTTTCGAAGCTTCTCGAAGAGAAGTGGGGCGTTTCGGCTGCTGCTCCTGTTGCAGTTGCTGCTGCAGGTGCTGCTCCGGCTGCTGCTGTTGAAGAAAAGACCGAATTCGACGTCGTTCTCGTCGATGGCGGCGCTAACAAGATCAACGTGATCAAGGAAGTGCGCGCAATCACCGGTCTCGGCCTCAAGGAAGCCAAGGACCTCGTCGAAGGCGCTCCGAAGGCTGTCAAGGAAGCCGCTTCGAAGGACGAAGCTGAGAAGATCAAGGCACAGCTCGAAGCTGCTGGCGCCAAGGTCGAACTCAAGTAA
- the rpoB gene encoding DNA-directed RNA polymerase subunit beta has product MAQTHSFNGRKRVRKFFGKIPEVAEMPNLIEVQKASYDQFLMVEEPSGGRSDEGLQAVFKSVFPIQDFSGSSMLEFVRYEFDAPKFDVDECRQRDLTYSAPLKVTLRLIVFDIDEDTGAKSIKDIKEQDVYMGDMPLMTDNGTFIVNGTERVIVSQMHRSPGVFFDHDKGKTHSSGKLLFAARVIPYRGSWLDIEFDSKDIVFARIDRRRKLPATTLLMALGMDGEDILSTFYKTVTYTRDGDNWRIPYSADRFKGMKIISELVDADTGEVVLEAGKKLTARSAKQLAEKGLKAIKATEDDLFGSYLAEDVVNYATGEIYLEAGDEIDEKVLKTLIDTGETEINVLDIDHINIGGYIRNTLAADKNESRQEALFDIYRVMRPGEPPTMDSAEAMFNSLFFDAERYDLSAVGRVKMNMRLDLDAEDTVRVLRKEDILAVVKMLVELRDGRGEIDDIDNLGNRRVRSVGELMENQYRVGLLRMERAIKERMSSIEIDTVMPQDLINAKPAAAAVREFFGSSQLSQFMDQTNPLSEITHKRRLSALGPGGLTRERAGFEVRDVHPTHYGRICPIETPEGPNIGLINSLATFARVNKYGFIESPYRKVVDGKVTNDVVYLSAMEEAKHSVAQANVELDEQGGFVDEFVICRHAGEVMMAPRENVDLMDVSPKQLVSVAAALIPFLENDDANRALMGSNMQRQAVPLVRAEAPFVGTGMEAVVARDSGAAIAARRGGVVDQVDATRIVIRATEDLDPSKSGVDIYRLMKFQRSNQNTCINQRPLVRVGDPIQKGDIIADGPSTDLGDLALGRNVLVAFMPWNGYNYEDSILLSEKIVSDDVFTSIHIEEFEVAARDTKLGPEEITRDIPNVSEEALKNLDEAGIVYIGAEVHPGDILVGKITPKGESPMTPEEKLLRAIFGEKASDVRDTSMRMPPGTYGTVVEVRVFNRHGVEKDERAMAIEREEIERLAKDRDDEQAILDRNVYGRLADMIDGKIAAAGPKGFKKGTTISRELMTEYPRSQWWQFASEDEKLQGELEALRGQYDESKKLLEARFMDKVEKVQRGDEMPPGVMKMVKVFVAVKRKIQPGDKMAGRHGNKGVVSRILPVEDMPFLEDGTHADIVLNPLGVPSRMNVGQILETHLGWACAGMGKKIGELIDVYRKTANIEPLRETLEHIYPDNDRNEPVRSYDDDSVLMLANQVKRGVSIATPVFDGAVEADINAMLTDAGLATSGQSTLYDGRTGEPFDRQVTMGYIYMLKLHHLVDDKIHARSIGPYSLVTQQPLGGKAQFGGQRFGEMEVWALEAYGAAYTLQEMLTVKSDDVAGRTKVYEAIVRGDDTFEAGIPESFNVLVKEMRSLGLNVELDDTRDEQQQALPDAAE; this is encoded by the coding sequence ATGGCTCAGACCCATTCATTCAATGGTCGCAAGCGCGTACGCAAATTTTTCGGCAAGATCCCAGAGGTCGCCGAGATGCCGAACCTTATCGAGGTTCAAAAGGCATCTTACGACCAGTTCCTTATGGTTGAAGAACCATCCGGTGGGCGTTCTGACGAGGGTTTGCAGGCGGTTTTCAAGTCTGTTTTCCCAATTCAGGATTTCTCCGGCTCTTCTATGCTTGAATTCGTTCGCTACGAATTCGATGCACCAAAATTCGACGTTGACGAATGCCGTCAGCGCGACTTGACGTATTCGGCGCCACTCAAGGTGACGCTACGTCTTATCGTGTTCGATATTGACGAAGATACCGGCGCGAAGTCGATCAAGGACATCAAGGAGCAGGATGTCTACATGGGCGATATGCCGCTCATGACCGACAACGGCACCTTCATCGTCAACGGCACCGAGCGCGTGATCGTTTCGCAGATGCATCGTTCGCCGGGCGTCTTCTTCGATCACGACAAGGGCAAGACCCATTCTTCGGGCAAGCTCCTGTTCGCGGCTCGCGTCATTCCTTATCGCGGTTCGTGGCTCGATATCGAGTTCGATTCCAAGGACATCGTCTTTGCGCGTATCGACCGCCGTCGTAAACTGCCGGCGACGACGTTGCTGATGGCGCTTGGAATGGACGGCGAAGACATTCTGTCGACCTTCTACAAGACCGTCACCTATACGCGCGACGGCGACAACTGGCGCATTCCGTATTCGGCTGACCGCTTCAAGGGCATGAAGATCATCTCCGAGCTGGTCGATGCTGATACCGGCGAAGTTGTTCTCGAAGCTGGCAAGAAGCTGACCGCCCGTTCGGCCAAGCAGCTCGCTGAAAAGGGCCTCAAGGCCATCAAGGCGACTGAAGACGACCTGTTCGGTTCTTATCTTGCGGAAGACGTCGTCAATTACGCAACCGGCGAGATCTATCTCGAAGCCGGTGACGAAATCGACGAGAAGGTCCTCAAGACGCTCATCGACACCGGTGAAACCGAGATCAACGTCCTCGACATCGATCATATCAACATCGGCGGTTACATTCGTAACACGCTGGCTGCGGATAAGAACGAAAGCCGTCAGGAAGCTCTGTTCGACATCTATCGCGTCATGCGTCCGGGCGAGCCGCCTACGATGGATTCCGCCGAAGCGATGTTCAATTCGCTGTTCTTCGATGCTGAGCGCTACGACCTTTCGGCCGTCGGTCGCGTCAAGATGAACATGCGTCTGGACCTTGATGCGGAAGACACCGTGCGCGTCCTGCGCAAGGAAGACATCCTGGCTGTGGTCAAGATGCTGGTGGAACTGCGCGATGGCCGTGGCGAAATCGACGATATCGACAATCTCGGTAACCGTCGTGTCCGTTCGGTCGGCGAGCTGATGGAAAATCAGTACCGCGTCGGTCTGCTGCGCATGGAGCGCGCGATCAAGGAACGTATGTCCTCGATCGAAATCGACACGGTGATGCCGCAGGATCTGATCAACGCGAAGCCCGCCGCGGCTGCCGTTCGTGAGTTCTTCGGTTCGTCGCAGCTGTCGCAGTTCATGGATCAGACGAACCCGCTTTCGGAAATCACCCACAAGCGCCGTCTTTCGGCTCTTGGACCTGGTGGTCTTACCCGTGAGCGCGCTGGCTTCGAAGTCCGCGACGTGCATCCGACCCACTACGGCCGTATCTGCCCGATTGAAACGCCGGAAGGCCCGAATATCGGTCTGATTAACTCGCTTGCAACCTTTGCCCGCGTCAACAAGTACGGTTTCATCGAAAGCCCGTACCGCAAGGTTGTCGACGGCAAGGTAACGAACGACGTTGTCTATCTGTCGGCCATGGAAGAAGCTAAGCACTCGGTTGCACAGGCAAACGTAGAGCTGGACGAGCAGGGCGGTTTCGTTGACGAGTTCGTCATCTGCCGTCATGCAGGCGAAGTGATGATGGCGCCACGTGAAAACGTGGACCTGATGGACGTTTCGCCGAAGCAGCTCGTTTCGGTTGCTGCAGCTCTTATTCCGTTCCTCGAAAACGACGATGCTAACCGTGCTCTCATGGGCTCGAACATGCAGCGTCAGGCTGTGCCGCTCGTTCGCGCTGAAGCGCCGTTCGTCGGTACGGGTATGGAAGCAGTCGTTGCGCGTGACTCCGGTGCCGCTATCGCAGCGCGCCGTGGCGGTGTGGTCGATCAGGTCGACGCAACGCGTATCGTTATCCGTGCGACCGAGGATCTCGATCCGTCCAAGTCGGGCGTCGATATCTATCGCCTGATGAAGTTCCAGCGTTCGAACCAGAACACCTGCATCAATCAGCGTCCGCTCGTGCGCGTTGGCGATCCCATCCAGAAGGGTGACATCATTGCTGACGGTCCGTCGACGGATCTGGGCGATCTGGCTCTCGGCCGTAACGTGCTCGTCGCGTTCATGCCGTGGAACGGCTACAACTACGAAGATTCGATCCTTCTTTCCGAGAAGATCGTTTCGGACGACGTGTTCACCTCGATCCATATCGAGGAATTCGAAGTTGCCGCCCGTGACACCAAGCTTGGACCTGAGGAAATCACCCGCGACATTCCGAACGTTTCGGAAGAAGCGCTGAAGAACCTCGACGAAGCCGGTATCGTCTATATCGGTGCTGAAGTGCATCCTGGTGACATTCTTGTCGGCAAGATCACGCCGAAGGGTGAAAGCCCGATGACGCCGGAAGAAAAGCTTCTGCGCGCCATCTTCGGTGAAAAGGCATCGGACGTTCGTGACACCTCCATGCGCATGCCGCCCGGAACCTACGGTACGGTTGTGGAAGTTCGCGTTTTCAATCGCCACGGCGTTGAAAAGGACGAACGTGCCATGGCTATCGAGCGCGAGGAAATCGAGCGTCTGGCCAAGGACCGTGACGACGAACAGGCTATCCTGGACCGCAACGTCTATGGTCGTCTCGCCGACATGATCGATGGCAAGATTGCCGCTGCCGGCCCGAAGGGCTTCAAGAAGGGCACGACGATCAGCCGCGAGCTCATGACCGAGTATCCGCGTTCGCAATGGTGGCAGTTTGCCAGTGAAGACGAAAAGCTTCAGGGTGAGCTGGAAGCTCTGCGTGGCCAGTACGACGAATCCAAGAAGCTGCTCGAAGCACGCTTCATGGACAAGGTCGAAAAGGTACAGCGCGGCGACGAGATGCCTCCAGGCGTCATGAAGATGGTCAAGGTCTTTGTCGCTGTGAAGCGCAAGATCCAGCCAGGCGACAAGATGGCTGGCCGTCACGGCAACAAGGGTGTGGTTTCCCGCATTCTGCCGGTCGAGGACATGCCGTTCCTCGAAGACGGTACGCATGCCGACATCGTGTTGAACCCGCTTGGCGTTCCAAGCCGTATGAATGTGGGCCAGATTCTGGAAACCCATCTCGGCTGGGCATGTGCTGGCATGGGTAAGAAGATCGGTGAGCTCATCGACGTTTATCGCAAAACGGCCAATATCGAGCCGCTGCGCGAAACGCTGGAGCACATCTATCCGGATAACGACCGCAATGAACCGGTCCGGTCTTATGATGACGATTCCGTCCTCATGCTGGCCAACCAGGTGAAGCGCGGCGTGTCGATCGCAACGCCGGTCTTTGACGGTGCCGTCGAAGCCGACATCAATGCGATGCTGACGGATGCCGGTCTTGCGACCTCGGGTCAGTCGACGCTGTATGATGGACGTACGGGTGAGCCGTTCGACCGTCAGGTGACCATGGGCTACATCTACATGTTGAAGCTCCACCACCTGGTCGACGACAAGATCCACGCCCGTTCGATCGGACCTTACTCGCTCGTTACGCAGCAGCCTCTGGGCGGTAAGGCCCAGTTCGGTGGCCAGCGCTTCGGCGAAATGGAGGTCTGGGCTCTGGAAGCATATGGTGCGGCTTACACGCTGCAGGAAATGCTGACAGTCAAGTCGGACGACGTGGCAGGCCGTACCAAGGTCTACGAAGCGATCGTGCGTGGCGACGATACGTTCGAAGCGGGTATTCCTGAGAGCTTCAACGTTCTCGTCAAGGAAATGCGTTCGCTCGGCCTCAATGTCGAGCTGGATGATACACGCGACGAACAGCAGCAGGCTTTGCCTGACGCAGCGGAATAA
- the rplJ gene encoding 50S ribosomal protein L10 — MDRAEKREFVSWLNGAFKESGSVVVAHYTGLTVAQMSDLRSKMRDAGGSVKVAKNRLAKIALQGTESEGISDLFTGQTVVAYANDPIAAPKVAVEFAKVNDKLVILGGAMGATTLNADGVKSLASLPSLDELRAKLVGMIQTPAQRLAVLTSAPAGQIARVIGAHARKNEAA, encoded by the coding sequence GTGGATAGAGCGGAAAAACGCGAATTTGTCTCGTGGCTGAACGGCGCTTTTAAAGAGTCCGGTTCGGTCGTCGTGGCCCACTATACCGGTCTCACCGTTGCGCAGATGAGCGATCTTCGCTCGAAGATGCGTGATGCAGGTGGGTCCGTTAAAGTCGCGAAAAACCGCCTTGCCAAAATCGCTCTTCAGGGCACGGAATCGGAAGGCATTTCTGATCTGTTTACAGGTCAGACGGTTGTTGCTTATGCAAACGACCCGATTGCTGCTCCGAAAGTAGCCGTCGAATTCGCCAAGGTTAACGACAAGCTCGTTATCCTCGGTGGTGCAATGGGTGCAACGACGCTTAACGCCGATGGCGTCAAGTCGCTTGCTTCGCTCCCATCGCTCGACGAACTGCGCGCAAAGCTGGTTGGAATGATCCAGACCCCGGCTCAGCGTCTTGCAGTACTTACCAGCGCACCAGCGGGCCAGATCGCTCGCGTTATTGGCGCGCACGCCCGGAAGAACGAGGCGGCGTAA